One window of the Rhodococcus sovatensis genome contains the following:
- a CDS encoding peptidyl-tRNA hydrolase, whose translation MAQRHSVLARGYGGRADPPDPADVLAMPVVLHIPKADPPSRSRLLEAAASAAVALCLDERVGPGGEWEECFLAWTGARIRKVARRARGAQWVAAQDVPGVTVEVGEAQARAFVPGRVGDLDPRIKRLQIGGTDLEHDEPGPPPPDRPVLWIDPTLKMTVGKAAAQVGHASMLLAGSMTVGQCAHWSNSDFACSVRDADENQWRRAQALVDEGRAVAVRDAGFTEVAPGSMTVIAMWRPEL comes from the coding sequence TTGGCGCAGCGCCACTCGGTTCTTGCGCGTGGCTATGGCGGACGTGCGGATCCACCGGATCCCGCGGACGTGCTCGCCATGCCAGTGGTCCTGCACATCCCCAAAGCAGACCCGCCGTCGCGCAGCCGTCTTCTCGAAGCCGCAGCGTCGGCCGCGGTGGCTCTGTGTCTCGACGAACGAGTCGGACCGGGCGGCGAGTGGGAGGAGTGCTTCCTGGCGTGGACGGGTGCTCGCATTCGAAAAGTTGCCCGCCGGGCCCGCGGTGCCCAGTGGGTGGCCGCTCAAGACGTTCCGGGTGTGACCGTCGAGGTCGGCGAAGCCCAGGCGCGCGCGTTCGTACCAGGCAGAGTCGGTGATCTCGATCCACGAATCAAGCGCCTCCAGATCGGCGGCACTGATCTGGAGCACGACGAACCAGGCCCTCCACCTCCGGACAGACCTGTGTTGTGGATCGACCCGACTCTGAAGATGACTGTCGGCAAGGCGGCCGCGCAGGTGGGACATGCGTCGATGTTGCTCGCCGGTTCGATGACCGTCGGGCAGTGTGCGCACTGGTCGAACTCCGACTTTGCTTGTTCGGTTCGCGATGCCGACGAGAATCAGTGGCGACGCGCCCAAGCTCTTGTCGACGAAGGACGAGCAGTTGCTGTGCGGGACGCGGGCTTCACCGAGGTAGCCCCGGGGTCCATGACCGTCATCGCAATGTGGCGCCCTGAACTCTGA
- the serB gene encoding phosphoserine phosphatase SerB, with product MPSSDTAVLVTVTGPDKPGVTSVLFAALSRHQVSLLDVEQVVIRGRLTLGVLLTCPNDPEELQEELEEAMATVGVHVDVEIGADPVGNRVLATHVVVVLGRPVTARAFSTISRELARQGANIDSIRGVADYPVTGLELLVTATNTSPDADRQLRTGLSEIAAGVGVDVAVEREGISRRSKRLIVFDVDSTLVQGEVIEMLAAKAGREEEVRKVTESAMRGEIDFTESLHQRVQALAGLDASVIDEVSEELELTAGARTTIRTLRRLGYHCGVVSGGFRQVIDNLAHELELDFVKANTLEIVDGKLTGRVVGEVIDRAAKATALREFAAQSGVPMEQTVAVGDGANDIDMLTAAGLGVAFNAKPALREIADTAISHPYLDAVLFMLGVTRGEIEAADAVDGGVRRVPIL from the coding sequence GTGCCGTCATCGGACACCGCTGTACTCGTCACGGTGACAGGCCCGGACAAGCCGGGTGTCACCTCAGTCCTGTTCGCGGCACTTTCGCGCCACCAGGTGAGCCTTCTCGACGTCGAGCAAGTCGTCATACGTGGTCGGTTGACCCTCGGTGTGTTGCTGACGTGTCCCAACGACCCCGAGGAACTCCAGGAAGAACTGGAGGAAGCGATGGCGACCGTCGGCGTCCACGTCGACGTCGAGATCGGGGCCGACCCGGTCGGCAATCGTGTGTTGGCAACGCACGTGGTGGTCGTGCTCGGACGTCCGGTCACCGCGCGTGCGTTCAGCACAATCTCCCGCGAGCTCGCGAGGCAGGGCGCGAACATCGATTCGATCCGCGGTGTCGCCGACTACCCGGTCACCGGTCTCGAATTGTTGGTCACCGCAACCAACACCTCGCCGGATGCCGATCGCCAACTCCGGACCGGTCTCTCCGAGATTGCAGCCGGCGTCGGCGTCGACGTGGCGGTCGAGCGCGAGGGAATCTCTCGTCGGTCCAAGCGTCTCATCGTGTTCGACGTGGACTCCACTCTTGTCCAGGGGGAGGTCATCGAGATGCTTGCCGCGAAGGCAGGTCGCGAGGAGGAAGTGCGCAAGGTGACCGAGTCGGCGATGCGCGGGGAGATCGACTTCACCGAATCGCTGCACCAGCGGGTACAGGCGTTGGCGGGACTCGACGCGTCGGTCATCGACGAGGTGAGCGAGGAGCTCGAGCTGACGGCTGGCGCGAGGACCACGATTCGTACTTTGCGGAGACTCGGCTATCACTGTGGCGTCGTCTCCGGAGGCTTCCGTCAAGTCATCGACAATCTTGCCCACGAACTCGAATTGGACTTCGTCAAGGCGAACACGCTTGAGATCGTCGACGGCAAGCTCACCGGACGGGTAGTCGGCGAGGTCATCGATCGCGCCGCCAAAGCGACGGCGCTGCGCGAGTTCGCAGCCCAGTCCGGCGTACCGATGGAACAGACGGTCGCAGTGGGCGATGGTGCAAACGACATCGACATGTTGACAGCCGCAGGTCTCGGCGTGGCATTCAATGCGAAGCCTGCGCTCCGGGAAATCGCGGACACGGCGATTTCGCATCCCTATCTCGATGCCGTTCTGTTCATGCTCGGAGTCACCCGCGGTGAGATCGAGGCGGCCGATGCCGTCGACGGTGGTGTCCGCCGCGTCCCGATCCTGTGA
- the ctaD gene encoding cytochrome c oxidase subunit I: MTALAPRPTPAVSAVRPFPPRMGPKGSFLHKAVTTTDPKVLGIMYIATSIAFFLVGGLMALLMRAELAVPGMQFLSNEQYNQLFTMHGTIMLLLYATPIVFGFANYILPLQIGAPDVAFPRLNAFSYWLYLFGALITTAGFITPGGAADFGWTAYTPLTSALHSPGVGADLWIMGLAVAGLGTILGGVNMITTVICLRAPGMTMFRMPIFTWNILVTSILILLAFPLLTAALLGLAADRHLGAHLFDPATGGVLLWQHLFWFFGHPEVYIIALPFFGIVSEIFPVFSRKPMFGYTTLIYATIAIAALSIAVWAHHMYATGAVLLPFFSFMTFLIAVPTGVKIFNWIGTMWRGQVTLETPMLFSIGFLITFLFGGLSGVLLASPPIDFHVTDTYFVIAHFHYVVFGTVVFATYAGIYFWFPKMTGRMMDETLGKWHFWLTFFGFHGTFLVQHWLGNEGMPRRYADYLASDGFTTLNIISTIGAFVLGASTLPFVWNVFKSYRYGEVVTVDDPWGYGNSLEWATSCPPPRHNFTELPRIRSERPAFELHYPHMVERLRAEAHVGPGSHGGQTTEVLEQARRAPLSTSDHEHSGDPDPK; the protein is encoded by the coding sequence GTGACTGCCCTAGCGCCTAGGCCAACTCCCGCTGTTTCGGCGGTGAGGCCTTTTCCGCCGCGGATGGGACCGAAGGGTTCTTTTCTTCACAAGGCGGTGACGACGACTGATCCCAAGGTGTTGGGGATCATGTACATCGCGACGTCTATTGCGTTTTTCCTCGTCGGTGGCTTGATGGCGTTGTTGATGCGTGCCGAGTTGGCTGTGCCGGGGATGCAGTTCCTGTCCAATGAGCAGTACAACCAGCTGTTCACGATGCACGGCACGATCATGTTGCTGTTGTATGCGACGCCGATCGTGTTCGGGTTCGCGAACTACATTTTGCCGTTGCAGATCGGTGCTCCGGATGTGGCGTTTCCGCGGTTGAATGCGTTTTCGTATTGGTTGTATCTGTTCGGTGCGTTGATCACCACGGCTGGGTTCATCACTCCTGGTGGTGCTGCTGATTTCGGGTGGACGGCGTACACCCCGCTCACGTCGGCTCTGCATTCGCCTGGTGTGGGTGCTGATCTGTGGATCATGGGCCTCGCTGTGGCTGGTTTGGGCACCATTTTGGGTGGTGTCAACATGATCACGACGGTGATTTGTTTGCGGGCGCCGGGTATGACGATGTTCCGGATGCCGATTTTCACGTGGAACATTTTGGTGACGTCGATTTTGATTTTGTTGGCGTTTCCGTTGTTGACGGCGGCGTTGTTGGGGTTGGCGGCCGATCGTCATCTGGGTGCGCATTTGTTCGATCCGGCCACTGGTGGGGTGTTGTTGTGGCAGCACTTGTTCTGGTTCTTCGGTCATCCCGAGGTGTACATCATCGCGTTGCCGTTCTTCGGGATCGTGTCGGAGATTTTCCCGGTGTTCTCGCGTAAGCCGATGTTCGGGTACACCACGTTGATCTATGCGACGATCGCGATCGCGGCGCTGTCGATTGCGGTGTGGGCGCATCATATGTATGCCACTGGTGCGGTGTTGTTGCCGTTCTTCTCGTTCATGACGTTCTTGATCGCGGTGCCGACGGGGGTGAAGATCTTCAACTGGATCGGCACGATGTGGCGTGGTCAGGTGACGCTCGAGACGCCGATGTTGTTCTCGATCGGGTTTTTGATCACGTTCCTCTTCGGTGGGTTGTCGGGTGTGTTGCTCGCTAGCCCGCCGATCGATTTTCATGTCACCGATACGTACTTCGTGATCGCGCATTTCCATTATGTGGTGTTCGGGACGGTGGTGTTCGCGACGTATGCCGGTATCTACTTCTGGTTCCCGAAGATGACGGGCCGGATGATGGACGAGACGCTCGGTAAGTGGCATTTCTGGTTGACGTTCTTCGGGTTCCACGGCACGTTCTTGGTGCAGCATTGGCTCGGGAACGAAGGTATGCCGCGTCGGTATGCGGATTATCTGGCTTCGGATGGGTTCACGACGCTCAACATCATTTCCACGATCGGTGCGTTCGTGCTCGGTGCCTCGACGTTGCCGTTCGTGTGGAATGTGTTCAAGTCCTACCGGTACGGGGAAGTGGTCACTGTCGATGATCCGTGGGGTTACGGCAACTCGTTGGAGTGGGCGACCTCGTGCCCGCCGCCGCGGCACAATTTCACGGAGTTGCCACGGATCCGGTCCGAACGGCCGGCGTTCGAACTGCACTATCCGCACATGGTCGAACGGCTCCGCGCCGAAGCCCACGTCGGACCGGGCAGTCACGGAGGACAGACCACCGAAGTCCTCGAACAGGCACGCCGCGCACCACTGTCCACCAGCGACCACGAACACTCCGGCGACCCGGATCCGAAGTAA
- a CDS encoding iron-siderophore ABC transporter substrate-binding protein, whose amino-acid sequence MTEQSSVRTAAVTLAVGALVLVAGCSGGSTASDNASTIVRSTTNIAGAGVVGNDRETVGLCPDMAPMDPTGVEGSIRPVGHSEGITEVPADPMRVVVLDPAALDATCALGVWERVVGASTLNPFFRGDGDQELYLGTGIAEIPTVGTVGAPDIDAIVGLEPDLIIGSDSLGSELYDSLTDIAPTVFTSADDGWKGAFLQSAAALGRGGTAFEELARFSADAQQVGRDVNANQTQASVVRFLPDSIVSDSRSSFAGEVLDEIGVQRPPSQRDAATVVPADDLAGAEGDIVYVRFDGDDGESYGRSVMTSDAWEDLGSAKDGRIFVVNDTVWSGSGVMAARAILADVTNSLNAYVS is encoded by the coding sequence TTGACCGAACAGTCTTCTGTGCGCACCGCAGCCGTCACGCTGGCCGTCGGAGCGCTCGTCTTGGTTGCCGGGTGCTCGGGAGGCTCGACAGCCAGCGACAACGCGTCGACGATCGTCCGCAGCACGACCAACATCGCCGGTGCCGGCGTGGTGGGCAACGACCGCGAGACCGTCGGACTGTGCCCAGACATGGCACCGATGGATCCGACCGGCGTCGAGGGCTCGATCCGTCCGGTCGGCCACAGTGAAGGCATCACCGAGGTTCCGGCCGATCCGATGCGGGTGGTCGTACTGGATCCGGCGGCACTCGATGCGACATGCGCCCTTGGTGTGTGGGAGCGGGTCGTGGGCGCCTCCACGCTGAACCCCTTCTTCCGAGGCGACGGCGACCAGGAGCTGTACCTCGGCACCGGAATCGCGGAGATCCCCACCGTCGGGACGGTCGGTGCGCCCGACATCGATGCGATCGTCGGCCTCGAGCCCGACCTCATCATCGGCTCGGATTCCCTGGGGTCCGAGCTGTACGACTCCCTGACCGATATCGCCCCGACCGTGTTCACCTCCGCCGACGACGGCTGGAAAGGTGCGTTCCTGCAATCAGCCGCCGCCCTCGGCCGCGGAGGCACTGCCTTCGAGGAGTTGGCTCGCTTCAGCGCCGACGCCCAGCAGGTCGGCCGGGATGTCAACGCGAACCAGACTCAGGCATCCGTCGTTCGATTCCTTCCGGACTCGATCGTGTCCGACAGCCGCTCGTCCTTTGCAGGCGAAGTACTCGACGAGATCGGCGTGCAGCGCCCCCCGTCACAACGCGACGCTGCAACTGTGGTTCCCGCCGACGACCTCGCAGGCGCCGAAGGCGACATCGTCTACGTACGATTCGACGGAGACGACGGCGAAAGCTACGGCCGAAGTGTCATGACGAGCGACGCGTGGGAGGACCTGGGCTCGGCGAAGGACGGTCGCATCTTCGTCGTGAACGACACCGTGTGGTCCGGCAGCGGAGTCATGGCAGCGAGAGCAATCCTCGCGGACGTGACCAACTCGCTCAACGCCTACGTTTCCTGA
- a CDS encoding NUDIX domain-containing protein yields MPIPEFVLALRSKVGTSPLWLSGVSAVIVGDDGRILLTRRRDNGKWAVVSGILEPGEEPGPAALREISEETGIEAELVRLTSVDVTDKITYPNGDVAQYLDITFLARHLSGTAVVSDDENLAVEWFAVDALPDNLADTSRLRIEHALSGVPGAWFRR; encoded by the coding sequence ATGCCGATCCCCGAATTCGTTCTGGCACTTCGCAGCAAGGTCGGCACGTCACCTCTGTGGCTCTCCGGGGTCAGCGCAGTGATCGTCGGTGACGACGGCCGGATACTCCTGACCCGTCGCCGCGACAACGGCAAGTGGGCCGTAGTGTCCGGGATCCTCGAACCCGGTGAGGAACCCGGGCCCGCGGCGTTGCGCGAGATCAGCGAAGAGACCGGCATCGAAGCCGAACTGGTGCGACTGACCAGCGTCGACGTCACCGACAAGATCACCTACCCGAACGGCGACGTCGCTCAATATCTGGACATCACGTTCCTGGCGCGGCACCTATCGGGCACCGCCGTCGTATCGGACGACGAGAATCTGGCGGTCGAATGGTTCGCCGTCGACGCTCTGCCCGACAACCTCGCCGACACCTCACGTCTGCGTATCGAGCACGCGCTCAGTGGCGTACCCGGGGCGTGGTTCCGCCGCTGA
- a CDS encoding SPFH domain-containing protein: MSAPATVAEKPTGTPTITIAERPGWDLPGWSMLGAGLVLFLGGIAAFVVGLIFTIVVAMVVGVVLFVASLPVLAGLTLVQPNQARVLQLLGSSYSGTLRTPGLRWTNPLTYRKAISTRIRNHETAQSTGSYPYDAEDRMSLRENADEITGAMSEEVHARVRAAGVEVIETRINRLAYAPEIAQAMLRRQQAGAVIAARRQIVEGAVGMVDMALAKLEEKHVVELDEERKATMVSNLLVVLCSDRDTQPVVNAGSLYQ, encoded by the coding sequence ATGTCCGCACCCGCAACCGTCGCCGAGAAGCCAACGGGTACCCCAACCATCACAATCGCCGAACGGCCCGGGTGGGATCTGCCCGGATGGTCGATGCTCGGCGCAGGCCTCGTGCTGTTCCTCGGAGGTATCGCCGCATTCGTGGTCGGCCTGATTTTCACCATTGTCGTCGCGATGGTCGTCGGCGTCGTGCTGTTCGTCGCGTCGCTTCCAGTCCTGGCCGGCCTGACGCTCGTGCAGCCGAATCAGGCTCGCGTGCTTCAACTTCTAGGGAGTTCGTACAGTGGCACCCTCCGCACACCCGGATTGCGGTGGACGAATCCGCTGACGTACCGCAAGGCGATCTCGACCCGGATCCGCAATCACGAGACCGCCCAGTCCACCGGCAGCTACCCCTACGATGCAGAGGATCGAATGTCGTTGCGCGAGAACGCCGACGAGATCACCGGGGCAATGTCCGAGGAGGTGCACGCCAGGGTTCGCGCCGCAGGTGTCGAGGTGATCGAGACCAGAATCAACCGTCTCGCGTACGCACCCGAGATCGCCCAGGCCATGCTGCGTCGTCAGCAGGCGGGCGCGGTCATTGCCGCTCGTCGACAGATCGTCGAGGGCGCCGTCGGCATGGTGGATATGGCCCTGGCGAAGCTGGAAGAGAAGCACGTCGTCGAACTCGACGAAGAACGCAAGGCCACGATGGTCTCGAACCTACTCGTCGTGCTGTGTAGCGACCGCGACACACAGCCCGTGGTGAATGCCGGATCGCTGTACCAGTGA
- the nrdF gene encoding class 1b ribonucleoside-diphosphate reductase subunit beta, translating into MTVTNNTPHSPADGAKIKLIDRVSAINWNRVQDDKDSEVWERLTSNFWLPEKVPVSNDIPSWATLTAVEKQLTMRVFTGLTLLDTIQGTVGAVSLIPDAITPHEEAVYTNIAFMESVHAKSYSSIFSTLSSTRDIDDAFRWSEENANLQRKAEIVLDYYKGDDPLKRKVASTLLESFLFYSGFYLPMYWSSRAKLTNTADLIRLIIRDEAVHGYYIGYKYQKGLEKVSEAEREELKNYTFELLFELYDNEVEYTQDLYDEIGLTEDVKKFLRYNANKALNNLGYEGLFPKDETDVNPAILSALSPNADENHDFFSGSGSSYVIGKAVNTEDDDWDF; encoded by the coding sequence ATGACAGTCACAAACAACACCCCGCACTCGCCCGCGGACGGGGCAAAGATCAAGCTGATCGATCGCGTCTCGGCCATCAACTGGAACCGCGTTCAGGACGACAAGGACTCCGAGGTCTGGGAGCGGCTCACCAGTAACTTCTGGCTGCCCGAGAAGGTGCCGGTCTCCAACGACATCCCGTCTTGGGCAACCCTGACTGCCGTCGAGAAGCAGCTGACCATGCGGGTGTTCACCGGTCTGACCTTGCTCGACACCATCCAAGGAACCGTCGGCGCTGTCAGCCTCATTCCCGACGCGATCACCCCGCACGAGGAAGCTGTCTACACGAACATCGCGTTCATGGAGTCGGTGCACGCCAAGAGTTACAGCTCGATTTTCTCTACTTTGAGCTCTACGCGTGACATCGACGACGCGTTCCGCTGGTCGGAGGAGAACGCCAACCTGCAGCGCAAGGCAGAGATCGTCCTCGACTACTACAAGGGCGACGACCCACTCAAGCGCAAGGTGGCGTCGACTCTGCTCGAGTCGTTCCTGTTCTACTCCGGCTTCTATTTGCCGATGTACTGGTCCTCGCGGGCCAAGCTGACCAACACCGCCGACCTCATTCGGCTGATCATCCGCGACGAGGCCGTCCACGGGTACTACATCGGCTACAAGTACCAGAAGGGCCTAGAGAAGGTCAGCGAGGCCGAGCGTGAGGAGCTCAAGAACTACACGTTCGAGTTGCTGTTCGAGTTGTACGACAACGAGGTCGAGTACACGCAGGATCTATACGACGAGATCGGTTTGACCGAGGACGTCAAGAAGTTCCTTCGCTACAACGCCAACAAGGCGCTCAACAATCTCGGCTACGAGGGTCTGTTCCCGAAGGACGAGACCGATGTGAACCCGGCAATCCTGTCGGCGCTCTCACCCAATGCCGACGAGAACCACGACTTCTTCTCGGGCTCGGGATCGTCGTACGTCATCGGCAAGGCAGTCAACACCGAGGACGACGACTGGGACTTTTAG
- the nrdE gene encoding class 1b ribonucleoside-diphosphate reductase subunit alpha encodes MAPTITEVAPVNAVRADGDLDYHALNAMLNLYGPNGEIQFEKDREAANQYFLQHVNQNTVFFHDLDEKLDYLVEENYYEPEVLDQYSREFVKFLINHAYSKKFRFPTFLGAFKYYTSYTLKTFDGKRYLERFEDRVCMVALTLAAGDEALATDLVDEIIAGRFQPATPTFLNSGKKQRGEPVSCFLLRIEDNMESIGRSINSALQLSKRGGGVALLLSNIREAGAPIKRIENQSSGVIPIMKLLEDSFSYANQLGARQGAGAVYLHAHHPDVYKFLDTKRENADEKIRIKTLSLGIVIPDITFELAKKNEEMYLFSPYDVERIYGVPFADINVSEKYYEMVDDKRIRKTKIKAREFFQTLAELQFESGYPYIMFEDTVNRANPVKGKITHSNLCSEILQVSTPSEFNDDLSYSHVGKDISCNLGSLNIAKTMDSPDFGKTIAVAIRGLTAVSDQTHIYSVPSIEQGNNDSHAIGLGQMNLHGYLARERIHYGSVEGIDFTNIYFYTVLFHALQASNLLAKDRASYFKGFPESKYASGEFFDKYTDQVWEPSTARVASLFQDADVHIPTQADWVALKESVQKYGIYNQNLQAVPPTGSISYINNSTSSIHPVASKIEIRKEGKIGRVYYPAPYLDNDNLDYYQDAYEIGYEKIIDTYAAATQHVDQGLSLTLFFKDTASTRDINKAQIYAWRKGIKTLYYIRLRQMALEGTEVEGCVSCML; translated from the coding sequence GTGGCACCCACCATCACCGAGGTAGCACCTGTCAATGCCGTTCGAGCGGATGGTGACCTGGACTACCACGCGTTGAACGCGATGCTGAATCTGTACGGCCCCAACGGCGAGATTCAGTTCGAGAAGGACCGCGAGGCGGCCAACCAGTACTTCCTTCAGCATGTCAACCAGAACACGGTGTTCTTCCACGATCTGGACGAGAAACTCGATTACCTCGTAGAGGAGAACTACTACGAGCCAGAGGTTCTGGACCAGTACTCGCGTGAATTCGTGAAGTTCTTGATCAATCACGCCTATTCAAAGAAGTTCCGCTTCCCGACGTTTCTCGGTGCGTTCAAGTACTACACCTCGTACACGCTCAAGACGTTCGACGGCAAGCGATACCTCGAGCGGTTCGAGGATCGTGTCTGCATGGTCGCGCTGACGCTCGCAGCCGGGGACGAGGCGCTCGCGACTGATCTGGTCGACGAGATCATCGCCGGTCGATTCCAGCCGGCCACTCCGACGTTCCTCAACTCCGGCAAGAAGCAGCGCGGCGAGCCCGTATCCTGCTTCCTGTTGCGTATCGAGGACAACATGGAGTCCATCGGTCGTTCCATCAACTCTGCCCTGCAGCTGTCCAAGCGCGGTGGCGGTGTTGCGCTGTTGCTCAGCAACATTCGCGAAGCGGGAGCTCCGATCAAACGGATCGAGAACCAGTCCTCGGGTGTCATTCCGATCATGAAGCTGCTCGAGGATTCGTTCTCGTACGCCAACCAGCTCGGTGCTCGTCAGGGAGCAGGCGCGGTCTACCTCCATGCTCACCACCCCGACGTCTACAAGTTCCTCGACACCAAGCGCGAGAACGCCGATGAGAAGATCCGTATCAAGACGCTCTCTCTCGGAATCGTCATCCCGGACATCACGTTCGAACTGGCCAAGAAGAACGAAGAGATGTATCTCTTCTCGCCCTACGACGTCGAACGGATCTACGGCGTGCCATTCGCCGACATCAATGTCTCGGAGAAGTACTACGAGATGGTCGACGACAAGCGGATTCGCAAGACGAAGATCAAGGCACGTGAGTTCTTCCAGACTCTGGCCGAGTTGCAGTTCGAGTCCGGCTACCCGTACATCATGTTCGAAGACACGGTGAACCGGGCAAACCCGGTGAAGGGCAAGATCACTCACTCGAATCTGTGCTCGGAGATTCTTCAGGTCTCGACGCCGTCGGAGTTCAACGACGACCTCTCCTACAGTCATGTCGGCAAGGACATCTCCTGCAACCTGGGTTCACTCAACATCGCCAAGACGATGGATTCGCCCGACTTCGGCAAGACCATCGCCGTCGCGATCCGTGGGTTGACTGCAGTCTCGGATCAGACACACATCTACTCGGTGCCGTCGATCGAGCAGGGCAACAACGACTCTCATGCCATCGGCCTCGGTCAGATGAACCTGCATGGCTACCTTGCTCGCGAGCGCATCCATTACGGCAGCGTCGAGGGAATCGACTTCACCAACATCTACTTCTACACCGTCCTGTTCCATGCGCTGCAGGCATCCAACCTGCTCGCAAAGGACCGGGCAAGCTACTTCAAGGGGTTCCCGGAGTCCAAGTACGCGTCGGGTGAGTTCTTCGACAAGTACACGGACCAGGTGTGGGAACCGTCCACTGCGCGCGTTGCTTCGTTGTTCCAGGATGCCGATGTGCACATCCCCACGCAGGCCGACTGGGTCGCGCTGAAGGAATCGGTGCAGAAGTACGGCATCTACAACCAGAATCTGCAGGCCGTTCCGCCGACCGGTTCGATCTCGTACATCAACAACTCGACGTCGTCGATCCACCCTGTCGCGTCGAAGATCGAGATCCGCAAGGAAGGCAAGATCGGTCGCGTCTACTACCCGGCGCCGTACCTCGACAACGACAACCTGGACTACTACCAGGATGCCTACGAGATCGGGTACGAAAAGATCATCGATACCTACGCCGCTGCGACGCAACACGTCGACCAGGGCCTTTCTTTGACGCTGTTCTTCAAGGACACGGCCTCGACGCGCGATATCAACAAGGCGCAGATCTACGCGTGGCGCAAGGGCATCAAGACGCTTTACTACATCCGGTTGCGGCAGATGGCACTCGAAGGCACCGAGGTGGAGGGTTGCGTTTCGTGCATGCTGTAA
- the nrdI gene encoding class Ib ribonucleoside-diphosphate reductase assembly flavoprotein NrdI, whose protein sequence is MTSALVPQQTHSLVYFSSASENTHRFVVKLGLKASRIPLRNPENFLVDRPYVLIVPTYGGGTTFAGRDTNYVPKQVIKFLNQKHNRSLIRAVIAAGNTNFGDSFCFAGDVISQKCAVPYLYRFELMGTPEDVDRVREGLEDFWERESRRAAHTH, encoded by the coding sequence GTGACTTCCGCTCTCGTTCCGCAGCAGACGCACTCGCTGGTCTACTTCTCGAGTGCGTCCGAGAACACACATCGGTTCGTCGTCAAGCTCGGCCTGAAGGCAAGCCGCATTCCACTCCGCAACCCAGAGAACTTTCTGGTCGATCGGCCATACGTGCTGATCGTTCCGACCTATGGCGGGGGAACCACCTTTGCTGGACGTGACACCAATTACGTCCCCAAGCAGGTGATCAAATTCCTCAACCAGAAGCACAACAGGTCCCTGATCAGAGCAGTCATCGCAGCAGGCAATACCAACTTCGGTGATTCGTTCTGCTTTGCGGGCGATGTCATTTCACAGAAGTGCGCGGTTCCGTATCTCTACAGATTCGAACTCATGGGAACCCCCGAAGACGTCGACCGAGTCCGCGAAGGACTCGAGGACTTCTGGGAACGGGAATCCCGGCGAGCAGCGCACACACACTAG
- the nrdH gene encoding glutaredoxin-like protein NrdH has protein sequence MSITVYTKPACVQCNATYRALDKEGIEYDIIDISQDAEARDYVMALGYLQAPVVVAGEDHWSGFRPDRIKALTANVA, from the coding sequence ATGAGCATCACCGTTTACACCAAGCCCGCCTGCGTTCAGTGCAATGCAACCTACCGCGCTCTCGACAAAGAGGGCATCGAGTACGACATCATCGATATATCGCAGGATGCTGAAGCCCGGGATTACGTCATGGCACTCGGCTACCTGCAGGCACCCGTCGTTGTCGCCGGCGAGGATCACTGGTCGGGCTTCCGCCCGGATCGCATCAAGGCACTCACGGCCAACGTTGCTTGA
- the ykgO gene encoding type B 50S ribosomal protein L36 encodes MKVRNSLKSLKGKPGAQVVRRHGKVFVINKKEPRFKARQR; translated from the coding sequence ATGAAAGTACGAAACTCACTCAAGTCGTTGAAGGGCAAGCCGGGCGCGCAGGTCGTGCGCCGCCACGGCAAGGTGTTCGTGATCAACAAGAAGGAGCCGCGATTCAAAGCGCGTCAGCGCTGA